The genomic window ATTTTTCCAGACCGTCACCCTGGGCTTCGGCGACCCCCAGGAGGACGTCCTGGGCGACGGGCCCGCCCGGCGGACCCTGGCCAATCCCCTGGGAGAGGATTATTCCCTCATGCGCGGCACCCTCCTGCGGGACCTGGACAAGGTGGCCCGCCTGAACCTGGAGAAGGGCGCCCGGGACGTGCGGTTCTTCGAGATCGCCCCGGTGTTCGAGGCCCGGCCCGGCCAGCCCCTGAAGGAGACCTGGACCCTGGGCCTCGTGTGGGGCGGGGAGATGGGCGGGGAGGACCCCCTCACCCCGCCCCGGAAGCTCTCCGGCCCCGAAGGCCGCAGCCACCTCCAGGGCGTCCTGCAGGCCCTGGGCGTGCCCCGGGCCGAGACGGAGGCCTTCGGCCGGTGGGAATTCACCGAAGGCGGCGGCACGGTCCTGGGCTGGCACTTCGAGCTGCCCATCGACGCCATCCCCGACGCCGGGGAACGGGTCATCCCCCGCTTCGCCCCCTTCAGCCGCTTCCCCACCGTGGAACGGGACCTGTCCCTCCTGGTGGGCCTGGACCAGCCCTACGGCGCCCTGACGGCAGCCATGGAGGCCGCCCTGGCGGCCACCCCCCTCCAGGACCTGCGCTGCGTGGACGTCTTCCGCCACAAGAGCCTGCCCCCGGGCCGGCAGGCCTGGCTGATGCGCCTGAGGTTCCAGGCCATGGACCGCACCCTCACCGGGGAGGAGGTGGAAACCTGGGTTCTTTCGGCCCTGAACGCCGCCCAGGGCCTCGGAGTCCAACTTCGGGGCTAGAATAAATCCTAAAGAGGCCCCCATGGACGTTCTGAAACAGCTCGAGACGAAGCTTCAGGGACTGGTGCAGCAGCGGAACCAGTACCGGGATGAACTGGCCGCCCTGAAGGCGGACATGGGAAGCAGCGACGAGGAGCTCCGCAACCTGCGGCGGCGCCTGGAGGACCTCC from Geothrix sp. 21YS21S-2 includes these protein-coding regions:
- the zapB gene encoding cell division protein ZapB, whose protein sequence is MDVLKQLETKLQGLVQQRNQYRDELAALKADMGSSDEELRNLRRRLEDLQADQAAWQKERDGVRKQVESILKMVEGIE